The following is a genomic window from Photobacterium sp. GJ3.
CAATTCTGGCTTCCAAACCTGAACTGGCTGAAAACCTGAAAGCTATCGGTCACCGTGTGGTTCACGGTGGTGAGCAGTTCACTCAGTCTGCCCTGATTGACGACGCTGTTCTGAAAGGTATTGAGTCTTGTGCAACCCTGGCGCCTCTGCACAACCCAGCGCACATCATCGGCATCAAAGCGGCTCAGAAAGCTTTCCCAAGCCTGAAAAACGTGGCTGTATTCGACACGGCGTTCCACCAGAGCATGCCGGAAGAAGCTTACCTGTACGCACTGCCGTACAAGCTGTACAAAGAGCACGGCATCCGTCGCTACGGCATGCACGGGACTTCACACCTGTTCATCACTCGCGAAACGGCAAGCCGCATGGGCAAGCCAGAGAGCGAACTGAACATCATCAACTGCCACCTGGGTAACGGTGCATCGGTTTGTGCCATCAAGAACGGCAAATCCGTTGATACTTCAATGGGTCTGACACCGCTGGAAGGTCTGGTCATGGGCACCCGTTGTGGTGACATCGATCCTGCGATCATCTTCCACCTGCACGATACCCTGGGTTACACCGTTGATCAGATCAACACCATGCTGACCAAAGAGTCTGGCCTGGCCGGTCTGACCGAAGTGACTTCTGACTGCCGTTTCGTTGAAGACAACTACGGTGAGAAAGAAGAAGCGACCCGTGCAATGGACGTGTTCTGCCACCGTCTGGCGAAGTATGTTGCCAGCTACACGGCAACGCTGGATGGCCAGCTGGATGCCATCACTTTCACCGGTGGTATCGGTGAGAACTCTGCTCCAATCCGTGAAATGGTGCTGAACCGCCTGAAAATCTTCGGTATTGAAGTGGACAGCGAGAAGAACCTGAAGGCACGTTTCGGCGGCGAAGGTGTGATTACCACCGACAACAGCCGCATCCCAGCCATGGTGATCTCCACCAACGAAGAGCTGGTGATTGCTGAAGATACAGCGCGTCTGGCTGAAATCTAACAGACATCAAATGGCCGACTCTGTCGGTCATTTTCTATCCAGAAAGATGATAAGGAAGAAGGTTGCCCCGCAATCTATCTGACAACATTTTCTACCGTTTGCCATCAGTTTGAGGAATTGACTGTGTCACGTACCATTATGCTAATTCCGGTTGGTGCCGGAGTCGGCCTGACCAGCGTCAGCCTGGGTGTGCTACGCGCTATGGAGCGCAAAGGCGTCCGTGTTTCCTTTTTCAAACCTATCGCCCAGCCACGCCATGGCGGCGATCAGCCAGACCTGACCACCACCATCATCCGTGCGAACAGCGACATGCAAATCGCCGAGCCCGTTTCAATGGCGCAGGCGGACGAGCTGATTCGTAACGACCAGAGCGATGTGCTGCTGGAAGACATCGTTGCCCGCTTTAAAGAAGCGACCGAAGGCGCAGAAGTCGCTCTGATCGAAGGCCTGGTGCCAACCCGCACCCATCCGTTCGCGAACCAGATTAACTTCGAAATCGCGAAAACTCTGGATGCAGAAATTGTCTTCGTGGTTGCGCCTGGTACAGATAACCCGGCTCAGCTGAAAGAGCGTATCGAGATTGCCTGCTCGAACTTCGGCGGCATCAAAAACAAACACATCGCGGGTGTGATCGTGAACAAGCTGAACGCACCTGTCGATGCGGAAGGCCGGACACGTCCAGATCTGTCTGAAATCTTCGACGGTTCAGACTCTGTAATGCCAACACACGTTGAAGTCATGCAAGTGTTCAACTCCAGCCCGATTCGTGTGCTGGGTTGTGCGCCATTCAGCGCTGAACTGATCGCCTCCCGTGCGACCGACATCGCTCAGCACCTGAATGCAGAAATCATCAATGCAGGCGAAATCGACTCTCGTCGTATCAAGAGCATCACTTTCTGTGCCCGTTCGATTCCGAACATGGTTCAGCACTTCCGTCCTGGCTCACTGCTGGTGACTTCTGCCGACCGTCCGGACGTCGTGGTTGCGGCCTGTCTGGCTGCCATGAACGGTGTTGAAATCGGTGCCCTGCTGCTGACCGGCGGCTACGAGCTGCCAGAAGCGGTGAAAGCCCTGTGTAAGCGCGCTTTTGAAACCGGCCTGCCGGTGATGACTGCTCAGGGCAATACCTGGCAGACGTCTCTGAACCTGCAAAGCTTCAGCCTGGAAGTGCCTGCAGACGATAAAGAGCGTGTGGAAATGGTCAACGAATACATGGCCAGCCACATCGACGGTCAGTGGATCGAGTCTCTGTCTGAAGGGTCTGCCCGTGAGCGCCGTCTGAGCCCGCCAGCATTCCGTTACCAGCTGACTGAGCTGGCCCGTAAAGCGGCCAAGCGCATCGTGCTGCCAGAAGGCGACGAGCCACGTACCGTGAAAGCTGCAGCGATCTGTGCTGAACGTGGTATTGCGGACTGTGTGCTGCTGGGTAATCCGGCTGAAATCAAGCGTGTTGCTGAACAGCAAGGCGTCGTTCTGGGTGCGGGTGTTGAAATCATCGATCCGGAAAGCGTGCGTGAGCAATACGTTGCGCGTCTGGTTGAGCTGCGTAAGAACAAAGGCATGACGGAAGTTGTGGCCCGCGAGCAACTGGAAGACACCGTGGTGCTCGGCACCATGATGCTGGAGCGTGACGAAGTCCACGGTCTGGTTTCCGGTGCGGTTCACACCACAGCAAACACCATCCG
Proteins encoded in this region:
- a CDS encoding acetate kinase — encoded protein: MSKLVLVLNCGSSSLKFAVVDAVSGDEHLTGLAECLHLPEARIKWKLDGAKHEAQLGNGAAHEEALAFMVETILASKPELAENLKAIGHRVVHGGEQFTQSALIDDAVLKGIESCATLAPLHNPAHIIGIKAAQKAFPSLKNVAVFDTAFHQSMPEEAYLYALPYKLYKEHGIRRYGMHGTSHLFITRETASRMGKPESELNIINCHLGNGASVCAIKNGKSVDTSMGLTPLEGLVMGTRCGDIDPAIIFHLHDTLGYTVDQINTMLTKESGLAGLTEVTSDCRFVEDNYGEKEEATRAMDVFCHRLAKYVASYTATLDGQLDAITFTGGIGENSAPIREMVLNRLKIFGIEVDSEKNLKARFGGEGVITTDNSRIPAMVISTNEELVIAEDTARLAEI
- the pta gene encoding phosphate acetyltransferase, producing the protein MSRTIMLIPVGAGVGLTSVSLGVLRAMERKGVRVSFFKPIAQPRHGGDQPDLTTTIIRANSDMQIAEPVSMAQADELIRNDQSDVLLEDIVARFKEATEGAEVALIEGLVPTRTHPFANQINFEIAKTLDAEIVFVVAPGTDNPAQLKERIEIACSNFGGIKNKHIAGVIVNKLNAPVDAEGRTRPDLSEIFDGSDSVMPTHVEVMQVFNSSPIRVLGCAPFSAELIASRATDIAQHLNAEIINAGEIDSRRIKSITFCARSIPNMVQHFRPGSLLVTSADRPDVVVAACLAAMNGVEIGALLLTGGYELPEAVKALCKRAFETGLPVMTAQGNTWQTSLNLQSFSLEVPADDKERVEMVNEYMASHIDGQWIESLSEGSARERRLSPPAFRYQLTELARKAAKRIVLPEGDEPRTVKAAAICAERGIADCVLLGNPAEIKRVAEQQGVVLGAGVEIIDPESVREQYVARLVELRKNKGMTEVVAREQLEDTVVLGTMMLERDEVHGLVSGAVHTTANTIRPPLQLIKTAPNASLVSSVFFMLLPDQVLVYGDCAINPDPNAEQLAEIAIQSADSAKAFGIEPRVAMISYSTGNSGQGADVDKVREATRIAQEKRPDLIIDGPLQYDAAIMENVAKSKAPDSPVAGKATVFVFPDLNTGNTTYKAVQRSADLVSIGPMLQGMRKPVNDLSRGALVDDIVYTIALTAIQAKQAEEQKKA